A single region of the Triticum dicoccoides isolate Atlit2015 ecotype Zavitan chromosome 2B, WEW_v2.0, whole genome shotgun sequence genome encodes:
- the LOC119361208 gene encoding BTB/POZ and MATH domain-containing protein 2-like, producing the protein MGVDECARSRVFRFGGYHWCIEFYPYGWWAANVAGKAMAYLCYLSKAGSVYTKYTLSMLADEGEEPVHSFDSSEGVFSPAGNICSGKELKPLPELVDGGFTLQYVLTICTNVSPPMELPGHLERMFGKQRGTDITFRVRGREFSAHSFLLAERSPVFEAQLFGPMAEKDMARIEVVDMEPAIFQMLLHYIYTDILPSCNDQGGRTTAGMQQLLVAADRYGLDRLKLMCEEELCWRIDEETIMSTYALANRHHCNRLKHACLLFLMQSPDVLGTVLENSGFNELCMTNYLPSPLKGDHVPGTNKRRSHPEEETDPGKKLKRTRYFFWW; encoded by the coding sequence ATGGGCGTCGACGAGTGTGCTAGATCGCGCGTCTTCCGTTTCGGTGGCTACCATTGGTGCATCGAGTTCTACCCGTATGGGTGGTGGGCCGCCAACGTGGCCGGCAAGGCCATGGCCTACTTGTGCTATCTTAGCAAAGCCGGGTCTGTGTACACCAAGTACACGCTGAGCATGCTGGCGGACGAGGGAGAGGAACCGGTACACAGCTTCGACTCGTCGGAGGGAGTCTTTTCTCCGGCGGGAAACATCTGCTCGGGCAAAGAGCTGAAACCGCTGCCGGAACTCGTGGACGGCGGCTTCACTTTACAGTACGTCCTCACCATCTGCACGAACGTGTCCCCGCCGATGGAGCTGCCCGGCCACCTCGAGCGCATGTTCGGGAAGCAAAGAGGCACGGACATCACGTTCCGAGTGCGCGGCCGAGAGTTCTCCGCGCACAGCTTTCTCCTGGCCGAGCGGTCACCCGTCTTCGAAGCTCAGCTCTTCGGCCCGATGGCGGAGAAGGACATGGCgcgcatcgaggttgtcgacatggAGCCAGCCATCTTCCAGATGCTCCTTCACTACATCTATACGGACATACTGCCGTCATGCAACGACCAAGGCGGCCGCACCACTGCGGGGATGCAGCAATTGCTTGTCGCGGCGGACAGGTACGGGCTGGACCGACTGAAGCTCATGTGCGAGGAAGAGCTGTGTTGGAGGATCGACGAAGAGACCATCATGTCCACGTACGCGTTGGCAAATCGGCACCACTGTAATCGGCTCAAGCATGCGTGCCTCCTGTTTCTGATGCAGTCGCCGGATGTCCTAGGCACCGTCCTTGAGAATAGCGGGTTCAACGAGCTCTGCATGACAAATTACCTACCATCGCCTCTGAAGGGGGATCATGTACCGGGGACAAATAAGAGGCGTAGCCATCCAGAGGAAGAAACTGATCCAGGCAAGAAATTAAAGAGGACCCGCTATTTCTTTTGGTGGTGA
- the LOC119361209 gene encoding BTB/POZ and MATH domain-containing protein 2-like yields the protein MANRWNVVGKSVPEITSSTSTTDSSVTATLSFEVTAEYPDLEAMGIGEYARSGVFTFGGYDWGIEFYPHGWGDGKATAYLCFLSLAGHAHSKYTLSVLGDEGEEPLASFDGVFSPMGSCCPGKELKPLTELVDGGFTLQYVLTIFKNVSPPMELPGDLERMLRKQRGTDITFRVCGREFSAHSFLLAERSPVFKAQLFGPMAEKDMARIEVVDMEPAIFQMLLHYIYTDILPSCNDQGGRTTAGMQQLLVAADRYGLDRLKLMCEEELCGRIDEETIMSTYALANRHHCNRLKHACLLFLMQSPDVLGTVLKNSGFNELCMTNYLPSPLKGDHVPGTNKRRSHPEEETDPGKKLKRTRYFFWW from the coding sequence ATGGCTAACCGCTGGAACGTGGTAGGGAAGAGCGTGCCCGAGATCACATCGTCGACATCAACCACGGACAGCAGCGTCACCGCGACTCTCAGCTTCGAGGTGACAGCTGAGTACCCCGATCTGGAAGCCATGGGCATCGGCGAGTACGCTAGATCGGGCGTCTTCACGTTTGGTGGCTACGATTGGGGCATCGAGTTCTACCCGCACGGATGGGGCGACGGCAAGGCCACGGCCTACCTATGCTTTCTCAGCCTAGCCGGGCATGCGCACAGCAAGTACACGCTGAGCGTGCTAGGGGACGAGGGAGAGGAACCGTTAGCCAGCTTCGACGGAGTCTTCTCTCCGATGGGATCCTGCTGCCCGGGCAAAGAGCTGAAGCCGCTGACGGAGCTTGTGGACGGCGGCTTCACGTTACAGTACGTCCTCACCATCTTCAAGAACGTGTCCCCGCCGATGGAGCTGCCAGGCGACCTCGAGCGCATGCTCAGGAAGCAAAGAGGCACGGACATCACGTTCCGAGTGTGCGGCCGAGAGTTCTCCGCGCACAGCTTTCTCCTGGCCGAGCGGTCACCCGTCTTCAAAGCTCAGCTCTTCGGCCCGATGGCGGAGAAGGACATGGCgcgcatcgaggttgtcgacatggAGCCGGCCATCTTCCAGATGCTCCTTCACTACATTTATACGGACATACTGCCGTCATGCAACGACCAAGGCGGCCGCACCACTGCGGGGATGCAGCAATTGCTTGTCGCGGCGGACAGGTACGGGCTGGACAGGCTGAAGCTCATGTGCGAGGAGGAGCTGTGCGGGAGGATCGACGAAGAGACCATCATGTCCACGTACGCGTTGGCAAATCGGCACCACTGTAATCGGCTCAAGCATGCGTGCCTCCTGTTTCTTATGCAGTCGCCGGATGTCCTAGGCACCGTCCTTAAGAATAGCGGGTTCAACGAGCTCTGCATGACAAATTACCTACCATCGCCTCTGAAGGGGGATCATGTACCGGGGACAAATAAGAGGCGTAGCCATCCAGAGGAAGAAACTGATCCAGGCAAGAAATTAAAGAGGACCCGCTATTTCTTTTGGTGGTAA